A genome region from Arachis duranensis cultivar V14167 chromosome 8, aradu.V14167.gnm2.J7QH, whole genome shotgun sequence includes the following:
- the LOC107460297 gene encoding uncharacterized protein LOC107460297 — protein sequence MAEEGYRVTLNIYDLSQGLARQLSTTFLGKAIEGIWHTGIVVYGNEYYFGAGVQHSLAGSTPYGTPLRVVELGVTHVPKDVFEMYLQEISPRYTAETYSLLTHNCNNFTNEIAQFLVGSTIPEYILQLPNEVMSSPMGALILPMIQNLEATLKSGGVPQVPQFRPPTTSPLQPPLTNTAKTSVPNSSTDDGSKSGDDKSKTTGNSMSPSAKPTSEAQQMSSPKGVTGDPLGDARSKVQDEIVKEFAAIMATGTMRASEAAALATKRVMQRYGQTVASS from the exons ATGGCTGAG GAGGGTTACAGGGTTACTCTAAATATTTATGACCTAAGCCAAGGACTTGCTCGTCAGCTTTCAACTACTTTCTTGGGGAAAGCCATTGAGGGCATATG GCACACTGGAATTGTGGTTTATGGTAATGAGTATTACTTCGGTGCGGGCGTGCAACATTCTCTTGCTGGATCAACACCTTATGGAACACCGCTTAGAGTGGTAGAATTAGGTGTCACACATGTCCCCAAGGATGTGTTTGAAATGTATTTGCAGGAGATTAGTCCCCGTTACACAGCCGAGACATATAGTTTGCTTACGCACAATTGCAACAACTTTACCAATGAAATTGCCCAATTTTTGGTTGGTTCAACCATTCCGGAATATATCCTACAACTCCCTAATGAAGTAATGAGCAGCCCAATGGGTGCACTTATAT TGCCCATGATACAGAATTTGGAGGCAACGTTGAAGTCAGGTGGAGTTCCTCAGGTACCGCAATTTAGGCCTCCAACAACTAGTCCTTTGCAACCTCCCTTGACTAACACTGCAAAGACTAGTGTTCCTAACTCGTCCACAGATGATGGATCAAAAAGCGGAGATGATAAATCTAAGACGACCGGAAACTCAATGTCACCCTCTGCGAAACCAACAAGCGAGGCACAACAAATGTCATCTCCTAAAGGGGTTACAGGAGATCCCCTTGGTGATGCTCGCAGTAAGGTTCAAGATGAGATCGTCAAAGAGTTTGCAGCAATTATGGCAACTGGGACAATGCGTGCCAGCGAGGCTGCAGCCCTTGCCACTAAAAGAGTTATGCAAAGATATGGGCAAACTGTGGCGTCATCGTGA
- the LOC127741074 gene encoding uncharacterized protein LOC127741074: MAGRSGFGWDDVKQCVVVDNKEILTAYMKKQGVRLYTPGKPFSLYTRLEKIFCKERANGDAAVCGNDVEEEVQMNGYEEMDEEDTDFFNSNHDCSESLFQ, translated from the exons ATGGCAGGCCGTAGTGGTTTTGGATGGGATGATGTGAAGCAATGTGTGGTTGTGGACAACAAAGAGATCCTCACTGCTTATATGAAG aaACAAGGAGTAAGGTTGTATACTCCAGGAAAGCCTTTTTCCCTTTATACGCGcttggaaaaaatattttgtaaggAAAGAGCAAATGGGGATGCTGCTGTATGCGGCAATGACGTTGAAGAAGAAGTGCAAATGAATGGGTATGAAGAAATGGACGAAGAAGATACGGATTTCTTTAACTCAAATCATGATTGTAGTGAATCTCTATTCCAATAA
- the LOC107460280 gene encoding uncharacterized protein LOC107460280, which produces MTNKLALEAIDRTFRDLMSSNVSSARDIPFGGKLLCLVVILDKCSYAVQKEDEIIVDIPSNLLIPPTDNLIQDIVSTLIQDIVSTIYSHIDDNHGIPNHVLKLKNCAPIILLRNIDKANGLCNETRLIVQDLGDNIIGAEIVYGSNIGVKAFIPRMNLVPSDSGLTLLTMDFD; this is translated from the exons ATGACGAATAAGTTGGCACTTGAAGCCATTGATAGGACTTTCCGAGATTTAATGAGTTCAAATGTGTCTTCGGCTCGTGATATTCCCTTTGGTGGGAAGTTATTGTGCTTGGTGGTGATTTTAGACAAGT GTTCTTATGCGGTTCAAAAAGAGGATGAAATTATCGTTGATATTCCAAGTAATTTACTTATTCCTCCAACTGATAATCTTATTCAGGATATTGTTTCAACTCTTATTCAGGATATTGTTTCAACTATATATTCACATATTGATGATAACCATG GGATACCAAATCATGttcttaaattgaaaaattgtgCTCCTATTATTTTGCTAAGGAACATAGATAAGGCAAATGGATTGTGTAATGAAACTCGACTCATTGTTCAAGATCTTGGAGATAATATTATTGGTGCTGAAATTGTGTATGGAAGTAACATTGGTGTCAAAGCTTTTATTCCTCGGATGAATTTAGTACCGAGTGATTCTG GTTTAACATTGCTGACAATGGATTTTGATTAG